In Clarias gariepinus isolate MV-2021 ecotype Netherlands chromosome 9, CGAR_prim_01v2, whole genome shotgun sequence, a single window of DNA contains:
- the unc45b gene encoding protein unc-45 homolog B, producing the protein MGEMEDPVQLKDEGNKHFQAGEIDKAIECYTKAIKVCKDKNAQAVIYRNRSACFLKKENYTSAASDASKAIDVDAADIKALFRRCQALEKLGKLDMAFKDVQRCATLEPKNKTFLETLRRLGAEIQQKLKTTFSTDSRVQNMFDILLSDEADKDKKEKAANNLIVLAREDSGSERIFQSNGVSLLMQLIETGDAEMILGAVRTLSGMCTGHRARATAIIHLVGIDKLCSIMAMDNEEIALATCNLFQAVYDSLSGEDNRVYGKEEAIVLDPSKDLKTILLKLLEMIVSKKVSGHGRDQALNLLSKNVPRKDKKYEDHSKSLFTIDHGLTKILKVCGQVPELPDQLPMTENTQLIASVLLNKLYDDLRCDPERENYRDICDEYIKNKFDPNDMDKNIHAMNALSGLLQGPFEVGNILVGRQGVMEMMVALCGSEREVDQLVAIEALIHASTKMSRASFIITNGVSLLKDIYKKTKNDRIKIRALVGLCKLGSAGGDDYSMRQFAEGSTEKLAKQCRKWLCNPTLDVRTRKWAIEGLAYLTNDADVKDDFVEDEQAMRAMFELAKSKDKTILYAVACTLVNCTNSYDKKEIIPELVQLAKFSKQHVPEQHPKDKKDFIQRRVKRLLKAGVTSALAVMVKADSSILTDQTKEMLARVFLALADDPKDRGTIVAQGGGKALIPLALEGTENGKIKASHALAKIAATSNPEIAFPSERIYEVVRPLVSLLNTERDGIQNYESLVSLTNLAALNEKLRVKILKEKALPEIENYMFEEHEQIRLAATECMCNLVCCKEVQQRYLEDGNDKLKLLILLCGEDDEKLQIAAAGGLAMITAAEKKLGVKMTKVTEQWLEILQRLCIHDNPQIQHRGIVIIFNMMNSDAELAKKLMETELLEILTYVAKMEDNPKKQGGIDAARACLSKAMDLGLIKPFTQ; encoded by the exons ATGGGAGAAATGGAAGACCCGGTCCAACTGAAAGACGAAGGCAACAAGCACTTCCAGGCAGGAGAGATTGACAAAGCCATTGAGTGCTACACAAAAGCCATCAAAGTCTGCAAGGACAAGAATGCACAGGCTGTCATCTACAGAAACAGATCGGCTTGTTTCCTAAAGAAG GAAAATTATACCAGTGCTGCTTCAGATGCCTCCAAAG CCATAGATGTAGATGCTGCTGACATCAAAGCTCTGTTCAGAAGATGCCAAGCATTAGAGAAACTAGGGAAACTCGACATGGCTTTTAAGGATGTCCAGAGATGTGCAACACTGGAACCTAAAAACAAAACCTTCCTTGAGACTCTCAGGAGACTCGGAGCTGAGATCCAACAAAAG CTGAAGACTACATTCTCTACAGACTCCAGAGTGCAGAATATGTTTGACATCTTACTGAGTGATGAAGCAGATAAAGATAAGAAAGAAAAG GCGGCTAACAACCTGATTGTCCTGGCGCGAGAAGATTCTGGCTCAGAGAGAAtcttccagagcaatggagtgTCTCTGCTTATGCAGCTCATCGAGACCGGGGATGCTGAAATGATCTTGGGTGCTGTCCGGACCTTGTCTGGAATGTGTACAGGCCATCGAGCGAGG GCCACTGCCATCATCCACTTGGTAGGAATTGACAAGTTGTGCAGTATTATGGCTATGGACAATGAGGAGATTGCACTGGCAACCTGCAACTTATTCCAAGCCGTCTATGACTCCCTGTCTGGGGAGGACAACAGGGTTTATGGCAAAGAGGAGGCCATTGTGCTTG ACCCAAGCAAGGACCTGAAGACTATTCTGCTCAAACTGCTGGAGATGATTGTCAGTAAGAAGGTGTCAGGACATGGACGAGACCAGGCTCTTAACCTCCTTAGTAAAAACGTGCCAAGAAAGGACAAGAAATATGAGGATCACTCCAAATCCCTATTTACAATAGATCATG GTCTGACAAAGATTTTGAAGGTGTGTGGACAGGTGCCCGAGTTGCCTGATCAATTGCCCATGACGGAGAATACGCAGCTTATTGCCAGTGTTCTTCTCAACAAGCTCTATGATGACTTGCGATGTGATCCTGAGAGAGAGAACTACAGAGACATTTGTGATGAATACATCAA GAACAAATTTGATCCCAACGACATGGACAAAAACATCCATGCCATGAACGCTTTGTCAGGTTTGTTGCAGGGACCTTTCGAAGTGGGAAACATACTAGTGGGTCGTCAGGGAGTAATGGAGATGATGGTCGCTTTGTGTGGTTCTGAACGAGAGGTGGATCAGCTGGTGGCCATAGAAGCTCTCATTCATGCCTCCACTAAAATGAGCAGAGCTTCCTTCATCATCACTAATGGGGTGTCTTTGCTTAAGGACATCTACAAGAAAACCAAAAATGACAGGATCAAGATCAGAGCGCTTGTG GGTTTGTGTAAACTAGGCTCAGCTGGAGGTGATGATTATAGCATGAGGCAGTTCGCTGAAGGCTCCACTGAAAAACTGGCCAAGCAGTGCAGAAA ATGGCTGTGCAATCCCACTCTTGACGTTCGTACAAGGAAATGGGCGATCGAGGGTTTAGCGTACCTGACCAATGATGCAGATGTAAAAGACGACTTCGTTGAGGATGAGCAAGCCATGAGAGCCATGTTTGAGCTTGCTAAG TCTAAAGATAAAACCATCCTGTATGCCGTCGCCTGCACATTGGTGAACTGCACGAACAGTTATGACAAGAAAGAGATCATCCCTGAGTTGGTACAGTTGGCCAAATTCTCCAAGCAGCACGTCCCTGAGCAGCACCCTAAG GACAAAAAAGATTTCATTCAGAGGAGAGTGAAAAGGCTCTTGAAAGCTGGAGTGACATCAGCACTTGCGGTCATGGTCAAAGCAGACAGTTCCATTTTGACTGATCAAACCAAGGAAATGCTGGCAAG GGTGTTCCTTGCTTTGGCTGATGATCCAAAAGATCGTGGAACGATTGTTGCCCAGGGTGGAGGAAAG GCTCTGATTCCTTTAGCCCTAGAAGGAacagaaaatggaaaaataaaggcCTCCCATGCACTGGCTAAGATTGCTGCCACTTCCAACCCTGAGATTGCCTTCCCCTCTGAGAGG ATATATGAAGTTGTGCGACCACTGGTGTCCCTGCTGAACACAGAAAGAGATGGTATTCAGAACTACGAGTCGTTAGTGAGTCTCACTAATTTGGCTGCACTAAACGAAAAGCTTCG AGTGAAAATCCTGAAAGAGAAAGCCCTTCCAGAGATTGAGAACTACATGTTTGAGGAGCATGAACAAATCCGCCTGGCTGCTACAGAGTGCATGTGCAATCTGGTGTGTTGTAAAGAG GTTCAGCAGAGGTATCTGGAGGATGGAAATGACAAGCTAAAGCTCCTCATACTGCTTTGTGGTGAGGATGATGAAAAGCTACAGATAGCAGCAGCTGGTGGACTGGCCATGATCACCGCAGCCGAGAAGAAGCTGGGTGTCAAGATGACCAAAGTG ACTGAGCAGTGGCTTGAGATCCTCCAAAGGCTGTGCATCCATGACAATCCTCAAATCCAGCACCGAGGCATTGTGATCATCTTCAACATGATGAACTCTGATGCAGAGCTGGCTAAGAAGCTCATGGAGACTGAGTTACTGGAGATCCTTACCTACGTCGCCAAGATGGAGGACAATCCCAAGAAACAGGGGGGAATCGATGCAGCACGTGCATGTCTGTCCAAAGCCATGGATCTTGGACTTATCAAGCCTTTCACACAATAA